A window of the Tiliqua scincoides isolate rTilSci1 chromosome 5, rTilSci1.hap2, whole genome shotgun sequence genome harbors these coding sequences:
- the KBTBD2 gene encoding kelch repeat and BTB domain-containing protein 2, with amino-acid sequence MATQQEERQINTEYAVSLLEQLKLFYEQQLLTDIVLIVEGTEFPCHKMVLATCSSYFRAMFMSGLSESKQTHIHLRNVDAATLQIIIVYAYTGNLAINDATVEQLYETACFLQVEDVLQRCREYLIKKINAENCVRLLSFADLFSCEELKQSAKRMVEHKFTAVYHQDAFMQLSHDLLIDILSSDNLNVEKEETVREAAMLWLEYNTESRSQYLSSVLSQIRIDALSEVTQRAWFQGLPPNDKSVVVQGLYKSMPKFFKPRLGMTKEEMMIFIEAAAENPGNIYSSVCYSPQAEKVYKLCSPPADLHKVGTLVTPDNDIYIAGGQIPLKNTKPNHTKTSKLQVSFRTVNCFYWFDAQQNTWFPKSPMLFVRIKPSLVCCEGHIYAIGGDSVGGELNRRTVERYDTERDEWTMVSPLPCAWQWSTAVAVHNCIYVMAHNLMYCYFPRSDAWVEMAMRQTSRCFASAAAFGDKIFYIGGLHVGNNSGIRVPTSTVDGSSVTVEVYDVNKNEWRTAANIPAKRYSDPCVRAVVISNSLCVFIRETHMNERAKYATYQYDMELDRWFLRQHISERVLWDLGKDFRCTVGKLYPSCLEESPWKPPPYLFPPDGADEFELDGEMVTLPPV; translated from the exons ATGGCTACTCagcaggaagaaaggcagatcAATACAGAATATGCTGTATCCTTACTGGAGCAATTAAAATTGTTCTACGAACAGCAGTTGCTAACTGACATAGTTTTAATTGTTGAGGGCACTGAATTCCCATGCCATAAGATGGTTCTTGCTACATGTAGCTCTTACTTCAG ggCTATGTTCATGAGCGGGTTGAGTGAAAGCAAGCAAACACATATCCATCTAAGGAATGTGGATGCAGCCACTTTACAAATTATAATAGTTTATGCTTACACGGGTAATTTGGCAATAAATGACGCTACAGTCGAACAGCTTTATGAAACAGCTTGCTTCTTACAG gtAGAAGATGTATTACAGCGATGTAGAGaatacttaattaaaaaaatcaatgcagaGAACTGTGTGCGGCTTTTGAGTTTTGCTGATCTCTTCAGCTGCGAAGAGTTAAAACAGAGTGCTAAGAGGATGGTAGAGCATAAATTCACAGCTGTATACCACCAAGATGCGTTCATGCAGCTCTCCCATGATCTATTGATAGATATTTTGAGCAGTGACAATTTAAATGTGGAAAAGGAGGAGACAGTTCGTGAAGCTGCTATGTTATGGCTGGAGTATAACACAGAATCTCGATCACAGTATTTGTCATCTGTTCTTAGCCAAATAAGAATTGATGCACTTTCCGAAGTTACACAGAGAGCTTGGTTTCAAGGCTTACCACCGAATGATAAATCAGTAGTGGTGCAAGGCTTGTATAAATCTATGCCCAAGTTTTTTAAGCCAAGACTTGGAATGACTAAAGAGGAAATGATGATTTTCATTGAAGCTGCTGCTGAAAACCCTGGTAATATTTACTCTTCAGTATGCTACAGCCCACAGGCTGAAAAAGTTTACAAgctctgcagccctcctgctgACTTGCATAAGGTTGGGACGCTTGTAACTCCTGATAATGATATTTATATTGCAGGTGGGCAAATCCCACTGAAAAACACAAAACCCAACCACACTAAAACTAGCAAACTTCAGGTTTCCTTCCGAACTGTGAATTGCTTTTACTGGTTTGATGCCCAACAAAACACTTGGTTTCCAAAGAGTCCAATGCTGTTTGTTCGTATAAAGCCATCCCTGGTTTGCTGTGAAGGCCACATCTATGCAATTGGAGGAGACAGTGTTGGCGGAGAGCTCAACAGAAGAACTGTGGAAAGATATGATACTGAGAGAGATGAATGGACCATGGTGAGCCCACTGCCCTGTGCATGGCAATGGAGTACAGCGGTTGCTGTTCATAACTGCATTTATGTTATGGCACACAATTTGATGTACTGTTATTTCCCCAGATCAGATGCTTGGGTTGAAATGGCAATGAGACAAACTAGTAGATGTTTTGCTTCAGCAGCTGCTTTTGgggataaaatattttatattggaGGTTTGCATGTTGGCAACAACTCGGGTATAAGAGTCCCAACTAGCACTGTAGATGGGTCTTCCGTAACTGTGGAAGTCTATGATGTGAATAAAAATGAATGGCGAACGGCAGCCAATATCCCTGCCAAACGGTATTCTGACCCCTGTGTCAGAGCTGTTGTGATCTCCAACTCTTTATGTGTCTTCATCCGAGAAACCCACATGAATGAGAGAGCCAAGTATGCCACCTACCAGTATGATATGGAGCTTGATCGGTGGTTCTTGCGGCAACATATATCTGAGAGGGTTCTCTGGGATTTGGGGAAAGACTTTCGGTGCACTGTGGGGAAGCTATATCCATCTTGCCTTGAAGAGtccccatggaagcctccaccGTATCTTTTTCCACCAGATGGAGCTGATGAGTTTGAGCTGGATGGAGAGATGGTTACGCTACCACCTGTATAG